One segment of Phragmites australis chromosome 13, lpPhrAust1.1, whole genome shotgun sequence DNA contains the following:
- the LOC133888569 gene encoding probable protein S-acyltransferase 14 yields MYRSAGVAMAWNVFRFCTVLRGLGSIMILLVLAIVGVTYYAVVLCNYGPALLAGGATTLAALAVLLLFHFLLAMLLWSYFAVVFTNPGSVPPNWNLNFDAEMGETAPLTSSEFSSQMNSQQSVALSNTGNPRVRYCRKCNQLKPPRCHHCSVCGRCILKMDHHCVWVVNCVGALNYKYFLLFLFYTFLQTMLVTLSLLPHFIAFFSDVDIPGSPAALATTFLTFVLNLAFSLSVLGFMIMHISLVSANTTTIEAYEKKTTPHWMYDLGRKRNFAQVFGNDRRYWFIPAYSEEDLTRMPALQGLDYPVRADFDGQEL; encoded by the exons ATGTACAGATCGGCGGGGGTCGCGATGGCGTGGAATGTGTTCCGGTTCTGCACGGTGCTCAGGGGGCTGGGCTCCATCATGATCCTGCTTGTACTCGCCATCGTCGGCGTCACCTACTACGCCGTCGTCCTCTGCAACTACGGGCCTGCTCTCCTCGCCGGCGGCGCCACCACCCTTGCCGCGCTCGCCGTCCTGCTCCTCTTCCACTTCCTG CTTGCTATGCTTCTATGGAGCTACTTCGCTGTTGTGTTCACCAACCCTGGTTCCGTTCCACCAAATTGGAATCTTAATTTCGATGCGGAGATGGGAGAAACTGCTCCCCTTACTAGCTCAGAGTTCAGTAGCCAGATGAATTCACAGCAATCTGTGGCTCTCAGCAATACGGGAAATCCAAGGGTTAGGTACTGTAGGAAGTGCAACCAGCTGAAGCCACCTCGGTGCCATCATTGCTCTGTTT GTGGAAGATGTATTCTTAAGATGGATCATCATTGTGTATGGGTTGTTAATTGTGTTGGGGCATTGAATTACAAATACTTTCTTCTCTTCCTG TTTTACACCTTCCTCCAGACGATGCTTGTCACCCTCTCTTTATTGCCTCACTTCATAGCCTTTTTCAGTGATGTTGATATCCCAGGAAGTCCTGCAGCACTTGCAACCACATTTCTCACCTTTG TGCTCAATCTGGCCTTCTCCTTGAGTGTTCTTGGTTTTATGATTATGCATATTTCACTTGTTTCTGCTAATACAACCACGATTGAG GCATATGAAAAGAAAACAACTCCACATTGGATGTACGATCTTGGCCGGAAGAGGAATTTTGCTCAG GTTTTTGGAAATGATAGGAGATACTGGTTCATCCCTGCATACTCAGAAGAGGATTTGACAAGAATGCCAGCTCTACAGGGCCTTGATTATCCTGTCAGGGCAGATTTCGATGGGCAAGAACTGTGA
- the LOC133889386 gene encoding uncharacterized protein LOC133889386 has translation MAGSSGDQADAIAMPQSPRTKRIIQHFERQMRLQVDGLAEDIHVTNERLGQLETAQIEAGSALQELKTAQATTNTSLDTIMTRLEELSQQLGEVQGDTDYGGDTEHDAQDRRRRRGPRRVVRNQDDSFSKIKLTIPEFNGKYDPDAYLEWELAVDQKFACHAFPAQHQVRAATSEFTHFASIWWREHGSKHPTEIPTTWDALKVLMRHRFVPSYYARDMLNKLQRLRQGTNSVEEYYQELQTGMLRCGLVENNDAAMARFLGGLNREIQDVLDYKEYNNITRLFHLACKAEREVQGRHARTHANSFAGRTTSFHSAPKPVAVSHPAAPSPPSGTPSDKAAAKTPAPHQATKGASSSGRTKDIQCHRCKGFGHVIWDCPNKRTLIIRDNGEYSSASDSEETIYAMLATDVAGTEEEHVAATDADKYESLVVQRVLSTQVAQPEQNQRHTLFHTKGVVQERSVRIIIDGGSCNNLASTDLVEKLFFSTRPHPHPYHIQWLNQGGKLKGKKIILHPMTPEQIVKDDIARAKQHQQQPHIQNEIKLKAPVLLATKSDFDEDYADVFPKELPPGLPPIRGIEHQIDLIPGAQLPNRAPYRTNPAETKEIQRQVQALLDKGYIRESLSPCSVPVLLVPKKDGTWRIKSMEEHLEHLRAVFDALRAARLFGNLEKCNLCTQRVSFLGYVVTPQGIEVDSSKIDAIQSWPTPTTVTQIRSFLGLAGFYRRFVRDFSSIAAPLHELTKKGIPFSWVVLGWAVFCFKRENQWLTLAKN, from the exons ATGGCAGGATCCTCAGGGGATCAAGCTGATGCGATCGCCATGCCACAGTCCCCTCGTACCAAGCGCATCATACAGCATTTTGAGCGACAAATgcgcctccaagttgatggccTCGCTGAAGACATTCACGTCACCAACGAGCGCCTTGGTCAGCTTGAAACAGCACAAATTGAAGCCGGTTCGGCGCTCCAAGAATTAAAAACCGCCCaagccaccaccaacaccagccTCGACACCATCATGACACGGCTTGAGGAGTTGTCCCAGCAGCTTGGTGAGGTACAGGGCGACACTGATTATGGTGGCGACACCGAGCATGACGCTCAGGaccgtcgtcgccggcgaggaCCTCGTCGTGTGGTACGTAACCAGGATGATTCTTTCTCTAAAATTAAACTCACTATACCTGAATTCAATGGTaaatatgatcctgatgcttaTCTTGAGTGGGAACTTgctgttgatcaaaaatttgcatgTCATGCTTTTCCTGCACAACATCAAGTTAGAGCTGCTACTAGTGAGTTTACCCattttgcttctatttggtGGCGCGAACATGGCAGCAAACATCCCACTGAAATTCCTACCACTTGGGATGCTTTAAAAGTTCTCATGCGCCACAGATTTGTTCCCTCATATTATGCTCGCGATATGCTTAATAAACTACAGCGTTTAAGGCAAGGTACAAACTCTGTTGAAGAGTACTATCAGGAGCTGCAAACTGGTATGCTTCGTTGTGGTTTAGTTGAGAACAATGATGCTGCTATGGCACGTTTTTTGGGTGGTTTAaaccgtgaaattcaggatgtGCTTGATTATAAGGAGTACAATAATATTACTCgtttgttccatcttgcttgcaaaGCTGAACGTGAAGTGCAGGGACGACACGCGAGGACACATGCTAACTCTTTTGCAGGTCGCACCACGTCGTTCCACTCAGCCCCTAAGCCTGTGGCCGTGTCACACCCAGCAGCGCCATCTCCACCTAGCGGCACTCCGAGTGACAAGGCAGCAGCAAAAACTCCAGCGCCACATCAAGCAACAAAGGGCGCCTCTTCCTCTGGACGCACCAAGGACATTCAATGCCATCGCTGCAAAGGTTTTGGTCACGTGATATGGGACTGCCCCAACAAGCGCACGCTGATTATACGTGACAATGGTGAGTATTCTTCAGCTAGTGATTCCGAAGAAACCATATATGCTATGCTTGCCACTGACGTTGCAGGaaccgaagaagaacatgtGGCTGCCACTGACGCCGACAAGTATGAGAGTCTTGTTGTGCAGCGCGTTCTCAGCACGCAAGTTGCACAACCAGAGCAGAACCAGCGCCACACCTTGTTCCACACCAAAGGCGTTGTGCAAGAACGATCTGTTCGCATCATTATTGACGGCggcagctgcaacaacttggcaagcacGGATCTGGTGGAGAAGTTGTTTTTCTCAACGCGCCCACACCCACACCCCTACCATATTCAATGGCTAAACCAGGGCGGCAAACTCAAG GGCAAGAAAATAATTCTTCATCCAATGACCCCTGAACAGATTGTAAAAGATGACATCGCTAGAGCTAAACAACACCAGCAGCAACCGCACATACAAAACGAGATTAAACTGAAAGCTCCTGTTTTGCTAGCCACTAAATCTGATTTCGATGAA GACTATGCCGATGTGTTTCCGAAGGAGTTACCACCAGGTCTTCCTCCCATTCGCGGCATTGAGCACCAGATCGACCTCATCCCAGGCGCCCAGCTTCCCAACCGCGCCCCATACCGTACCAATCCCGCTGAAACAAAGGAGATTCAGCGCCAAGTCCAAGCGTTACTTGATAAGGGCTACATTCGTGAGTCTCTTAGCCCTTGCTCTGTTCCTGTTTTACTTGTtccaaagaaggatggtacctgGCGCAT caagtctaTGGAAGAGCATTTGGAAcatttgcgtgctgtttttgatgctttgcgcgCTGCCcgtttatttggtaacttgGAAAAGTGCAACTTATGCACACAACGTGTgtcgtttcttggctatgttgttactccacagggcaTTGAGGTGGACAGCAGCAAGATTGACGCCATCCAGAGCTGGCCCACGCCGACGACAGTTACGCAgattcggagttttcttgggCTTGCAGGATTCTACCGACGGTTTGTGCGTGATTTCAGCTCCATTGCCGCCCCGTTGCATGAGCTCACCAAAAAGGGCATTCCTTTCTCCTGGG TGGTATTGGGTTGGGCGGTGTTTTGCTTCAAGAGGGAAAACCAGTGGcttactttagcgaaaaattaa